One region of Candidatus Neomarinimicrobiota bacterium genomic DNA includes:
- a CDS encoding gamma-glutamyl-gamma-aminobutyrate hydrolase family protein (Members of this family of hydrolases with an active site Cys residue belong to MEROPS family C26.), whose translation MTKIAIYLTGTTYPEIRYSYGDFEDWFARGLTKFGVQTVTCDVRKEEYPALDQVDGIVVTGSPASVVTDPEPWVEPLKKHLRTVLESDIPTLGVCFGHQILATAAGARVEPHALTREIGTVELSLTKAGEDHPLFQDIPVQFRAQETHEDVVTGLPPGLGIEILAENPHNPYQALAYSNNAFSVQFHPEITADIMHAYLQIYGKKLVKTGELSSEEYEEIKQGIRETSTGDTVFRNFCRIVSARL comes from the coding sequence ATGACGAAAATCGCAATTTACCTGACCGGCACAACCTATCCGGAAATTCGGTATTCCTACGGCGATTTTGAGGATTGGTTCGCCAGAGGACTCACTAAATTTGGTGTTCAGACTGTTACCTGTGATGTCCGGAAGGAGGAATACCCGGCCTTGGATCAGGTTGATGGCATTGTAGTAACCGGGTCACCTGCTTCGGTCGTCACCGATCCCGAACCATGGGTAGAGCCACTGAAAAAGCATTTACGCACGGTGCTGGAGTCCGATATTCCCACACTTGGGGTCTGTTTTGGACATCAGATCCTGGCAACCGCAGCGGGAGCAAGGGTGGAGCCGCATGCTCTTACCAGAGAGATCGGCACTGTTGAGCTTTCGTTAACCAAAGCGGGGGAAGATCATCCATTATTTCAGGATATCCCAGTACAATTCCGGGCGCAGGAAACCCACGAAGATGTGGTGACCGGTCTGCCGCCAGGTCTCGGTATTGAAATACTTGCGGAAAACCCGCATAACCCATATCAGGCGCTGGCGTATTCCAACAATGCATTCTCCGTCCAGTTTCACCCGGAAATTACCGCAGATATTATGCATGCCTACCTGCAAATCTATGGGAAGAAATTAGTTAAAACCGGGGAGCTCTCGTCAGAGGAATATGAGGAAATTAAGCAGGGCATTCGGGAAACATCCACAGGTGATACTGTCTTCAGGAATTTTTGTCGTATCGTATCTGCCCGGCTGTGA
- a CDS encoding cytochrome P460 family protein has product MKKAPFGTMQDVQMAKLLWSAIEGYQDTWVEYPGLKGFQPGNSPHGKFLKYYLNKTAKSNTDEFPYGSIIIKENYMAKDAEKLGPVTVMARLKGYDSDNYDWYWVKYNPDGTLDTNPKGMKLAGAVAKGMDSGCISCHAGADGDDYVFANDK; this is encoded by the coding sequence ATGAAAAAGGCGCCGTTCGGTACTATGCAGGATGTCCAGATGGCCAAATTGCTCTGGTCTGCCATCGAGGGATATCAGGACACCTGGGTGGAGTATCCTGGTCTCAAAGGATTTCAACCGGGCAACAGTCCTCACGGAAAATTCCTGAAGTACTACCTGAATAAAACGGCCAAAAGCAATACGGACGAATTTCCTTACGGTTCCATTATCATCAAAGAAAACTATATGGCCAAAGATGCGGAAAAACTGGGACCGGTCACGGTGATGGCGCGTCTCAAGGGATATGACAGCGACAATTATGACTGGTATTGGGTTAAATATAATCCGGATGGAACGCTCGATACCAATCCCAAGGGGATGAAACTGGCCGGTGCTGTCGCCAAGGGTATGGATTCGGGATGTATTTCCTGCCATGCCGGGGCCGACGGAGATGACTACGTCTTTGCGAATGATAAATAG
- a CDS encoding PspC domain-containing protein, with product MIIIPEPPESVAENHGSSTPKRDRSTTQTVWGVILIGIGLIVLLQQFHIFRFFSARFWHVSWGVIFPIFIILIGILILFRRQESRKNTSNVSDSDVGEEGSKSNITGGTIVRPKRDRKLAGVCSGLAYYLEIDPTIVRLLWVIGVFATGGVAVLLYIILAIVLPEDSFEEFDDTASAQASSSPGDKGNT from the coding sequence ATGATCATTATTCCGGAGCCACCTGAATCCGTAGCGGAAAACCACGGCTCTTCCACTCCGAAACGGGATCGCTCAACCACCCAAACGGTTTGGGGAGTTATTCTGATTGGCATTGGCCTAATTGTGTTGTTACAACAATTCCATATTTTTCGGTTCTTCTCCGCCCGATTCTGGCATGTGAGCTGGGGAGTCATTTTTCCGATATTTATCATACTCATCGGAATACTTATCCTTTTCCGGCGTCAGGAGTCCCGAAAAAATACATCGAATGTATCCGACAGCGATGTGGGCGAAGAAGGTTCTAAATCAAATATTACCGGCGGAACAATTGTCCGCCCGAAACGGGACAGAAAACTTGCCGGAGTCTGTTCCGGGTTAGCGTACTACCTGGAAATCGATCCGACAATTGTGCGGTTATTATGGGTGATTGGCGTCTTTGCCACCGGCGGAGTTGCGGTGTTACTCTATATCATATTGGCTATTGTATTACCCGAAGATAGCTTTGAGGAATTTGACGATACTGCGTCTGCGCAGGCAAGCAGCTCACCTGGCGATAAAGGAAATACCTAA
- a CDS encoding metalloregulator ArsR/SmtB family transcription factor: MQIDYQKESEILKALSNPIRLKIIDAIREREVCVSSLEEITGASQSCVSQHLSVLRNLGMVETSRNGNLICYSLNNRLAERIVNSIYEEYKSD, from the coding sequence ATGCAAATTGACTATCAAAAAGAGTCTGAGATTTTGAAAGCGCTGTCAAACCCAATCAGACTGAAGATTATTGACGCCATCCGGGAGCGGGAGGTTTGTGTGAGTTCGCTGGAAGAAATTACCGGCGCGAGCCAATCCTGTGTCAGTCAACATCTGTCAGTGTTGCGAAACCTGGGGATGGTGGAGACTTCACGGAATGGAAATCTGATCTGCTATTCTTTGAACAATCGACTGGCAGAGCGGATAGTCAATAGCATCTATGAAGAATATAAATCTGATTAA
- a CDS encoding protein-L-isoaspartate(D-aspartate) O-methyltransferase produces MTASSLRQERENMVKVQLKRRNIADKRVLDAFLKVPRHEFVPEKYRKSAYTDNPIPIGYDQTISQPYVVAHMLEEVSIQETDRVLDIGTGSGYAAAVASLLCDRVYGVERIKPLAERAQRVLTSLGYDNVEVKCGDGFNGWPEKSPFDVIMLGAAPAEVPDALKEQLADGGRLIAPVGELQQELVILIRTGHSFEETTGTMVRFVPMKHGKYSTEENSR; encoded by the coding sequence ATGACAGCATCGTCGCTACGGCAGGAACGGGAAAATATGGTGAAGGTCCAGCTGAAAAGGCGGAATATTGCTGACAAGCGGGTACTGGATGCCTTTCTGAAGGTCCCCCGCCACGAATTTGTCCCGGAGAAATATCGGAAATCGGCATATACTGACAATCCGATCCCTATCGGATATGACCAAACCATCAGTCAGCCGTATGTGGTGGCACATATGCTGGAGGAGGTCTCGATTCAGGAGACCGACCGGGTGCTTGATATCGGTACAGGATCAGGGTACGCTGCGGCAGTTGCAAGTCTGCTATGTGATAGGGTTTACGGCGTTGAGCGGATTAAACCGTTAGCCGAGCGAGCGCAGCGGGTGTTAACATCACTGGGGTATGACAATGTGGAGGTGAAATGTGGCGACGGTTTCAACGGTTGGCCGGAAAAATCGCCGTTCGATGTTATAATGTTAGGAGCAGCACCGGCTGAGGTGCCTGACGCATTAAAAGAACAACTTGCAGACGGCGGGCGGTTAATAGCACCGGTCGGTGAATTGCAACAGGAACTCGTGATTTTAATCCGGACTGGCCATTCATTTGAAGAAACAACTGGTACAATGGTTCGGTTTGTCCCAATGAAACACGGTAAATACTCAACAGAGGAGAATTCCAGATGA
- a CDS encoding endonuclease III: MEPTAQNVAWVDERLAEEYGRQEQKSRPGPLDDLIKTILSQNTSDVNSRRAYASLRERFDTWEDVRTVEAEEIAEAIRSGGLANQKSRRIQRVLNWLHENYDSLDIEWICREDPYKMIDLFTGIKGIGVKTISIVLCFSCHKNIFPVDTHVNRVCRRLGLSPKNATPTKTFWIMDDLVPDGEARTLHLNVIRHGRTVCTARNPGCEQCVLLPQCNYGKVQMQDKS, encoded by the coding sequence ATGGAACCGACAGCACAGAACGTTGCTTGGGTGGATGAACGTCTGGCAGAGGAATACGGAAGACAGGAGCAAAAGTCCCGGCCAGGTCCACTTGATGACCTGATAAAGACTATTCTCTCCCAGAATACTTCCGATGTAAATAGTCGACGGGCATATGCATCCCTGCGGGAACGATTTGATACCTGGGAAGATGTCCGGACGGTCGAAGCAGAGGAGATTGCTGAAGCCATTCGGAGTGGAGGGCTGGCAAATCAGAAGAGCCGTCGGATTCAACGAGTATTAAACTGGTTACATGAAAATTACGACTCTCTGGATATTGAATGGATTTGCCGTGAAGATCCGTATAAGATGATTGACCTGTTTACCGGTATAAAGGGGATTGGTGTCAAGACAATCTCCATAGTGCTCTGTTTTTCCTGCCATAAGAATATTTTCCCGGTGGATACCCATGTGAACCGTGTCTGTAGGCGACTCGGATTATCACCGAAAAATGCTACGCCAACAAAGACGTTTTGGATTATGGACGACCTGGTGCCGGACGGAGAAGCCAGGACATTGCATCTCAATGTAATCCGGCACGGACGAACCGTCTGCACTGCCAGGAATCCCGGGTGTGAACAATGTGTATTGCTACCACAATGCAACTATGGAAAAGTACAAATGCAGGATAAATCATAG
- a CDS encoding energy-coupling factor ABC transporter ATP-binding protein: MPNLIEISDIHHQVHKRLSIDIDQLFFQDGPIYGLIGEAGSGKTTLLRILALLQPVEKGKITVFETPADAKKHPKQLRRRLGYLPQQPTMFSGTVADNIAMGLHFRRKDEEEIEARVKNLLAEFHCSDLGRVPANQLSRGQQQIVALLRTLAPYPEVLLMDEPSTHLDKDQYDLFLNYIKMLNNDRGVTIILSTKSKDIVRRVVNISISMRYGKIVRIRTGEHQLKDENGSGPRIS, encoded by the coding sequence ATGCCGAACCTCATCGAAATTAGCGATATCCATCACCAGGTACATAAGCGCCTGTCTATCGATATCGATCAGCTCTTCTTCCAGGATGGGCCGATCTATGGACTGATTGGTGAGGCCGGCTCGGGTAAAACAACTCTCCTGAGAATTTTAGCACTGCTCCAGCCGGTGGAAAAAGGAAAGATTACCGTATTTGAAACTCCGGCCGATGCGAAAAAACACCCGAAACAACTCCGTCGGCGCCTCGGCTATCTGCCACAGCAGCCCACGATGTTTTCCGGAACGGTGGCGGACAATATCGCCATGGGGCTCCATTTTCGACGAAAGGATGAAGAGGAAATTGAGGCGCGTGTAAAAAACCTGCTCGCGGAATTCCATTGTAGCGATCTGGGACGCGTACCGGCGAATCAACTCTCACGGGGACAACAACAGATTGTCGCCCTCTTGCGGACGCTGGCGCCTTACCCGGAAGTACTGCTGATGGATGAGCCCTCTACGCACCTGGATAAGGATCAATACGATCTGTTTCTCAACTATATCAAAATGCTCAACAATGATCGTGGCGTTACTATTATACTTTCCACCAAGTCCAAAGATATTGTACGGCGGGTTGTGAATATTTCTATCAGCATGCGGTACGGCAAAATTGTCCGGATACGAACCGGGGAACACCAGCTCAAAGACGAAAACGGTTCAGGCCCCCGTATCTCGTGA
- a CDS encoding FAD-dependent oxidoreductase — MAHDNSRRILVIGGDAAGMSFASKIKREQPEWRVTVLERGNYVSYAACGIPYYVSRDVEKLENLQIVTADQFRKKRGVDVRMGWEAISIHRDDKSVRAQHVESGEKENFQYDTLMIATGADPVKPPIDGLDLDGIFSVRDLNDADRIHTFIDEQKPETAAIIGGGYIGLEMAEALRSRDLQVYLIEMLPQVLNPMDKPITEKVMAELDRHEVRTRLNTRVKPIRGEGGTVNTIDIGENDESLPVEMIILGTGIRPNADLAERAGLATGEFGGITVDDHLLTDDPDIYAAGDCVEQHHLVSGKPAYVPLGPAANKHGRIAALHLLGEPVAFPGIVGTAVMKVFDLTVSRTGLTESQAEEAGFNYFSQTVKSRERAGYYPGSGELTIHLVIERESGRLLGAQIAGGETAAKRIDPYAVALHNQMRIQDIALLDLSYAPPYSPVIDPVGLAAQVASGKMNKMPGT, encoded by the coding sequence ATGGCCCATGACAACAGTAGGAGAATTTTAGTAATTGGCGGCGATGCGGCCGGAATGAGCTTCGCCAGTAAAATTAAACGTGAGCAACCGGAATGGCGAGTAACCGTGCTGGAGCGTGGCAACTATGTGTCCTATGCTGCGTGTGGGATTCCCTATTATGTATCCCGGGACGTTGAGAAACTGGAAAACTTACAGATTGTCACAGCCGACCAGTTCCGCAAAAAACGTGGGGTGGACGTCCGGATGGGGTGGGAGGCAATCTCCATTCATCGGGACGACAAATCCGTACGCGCACAGCACGTCGAATCCGGTGAGAAGGAAAATTTCCAATACGATACCCTGATGATTGCCACTGGCGCCGATCCGGTGAAGCCGCCAATCGATGGTTTGGATCTTGATGGGATTTTTTCCGTCCGGGACCTGAACGACGCCGATCGCATTCACACATTCATCGATGAGCAAAAGCCTGAAACCGCCGCGATTATCGGTGGAGGGTATATCGGCCTGGAGATGGCCGAAGCGCTCCGGTCCAGAGATCTGCAAGTATATCTGATCGAAATGCTGCCGCAGGTTTTGAATCCTATGGATAAACCGATCACGGAGAAAGTGATGGCGGAACTGGACCGGCATGAGGTCCGGACCCGGCTGAACACCAGGGTGAAGCCAATCCGGGGCGAAGGCGGAACCGTCAACACCATTGATATTGGCGAAAATGACGAATCCCTTCCTGTCGAAATGATTATTCTGGGAACAGGTATCCGGCCCAATGCTGATCTTGCTGAACGCGCCGGTTTGGCAACCGGAGAATTCGGCGGCATAACCGTGGATGATCACCTGTTAACCGACGATCCGGATATCTACGCGGCCGGTGATTGCGTGGAGCAGCACCATCTGGTGAGTGGAAAGCCTGCATACGTTCCGCTGGGGCCGGCCGCGAACAAGCATGGGCGGATTGCTGCACTCCATCTCCTGGGTGAACCTGTTGCGTTTCCGGGGATAGTTGGTACAGCCGTAATGAAGGTATTTGATCTGACCGTATCCAGAACCGGATTAACGGAGTCCCAGGCTGAAGAAGCCGGATTTAACTATTTTAGCCAGACGGTGAAAAGCCGGGAACGGGCCGGTTACTACCCGGGCAGTGGAGAACTGACCATACATTTGGTGATCGAGCGCGAGTCAGGCCGATTACTCGGCGCCCAAATCGCCGGCGGAGAAACAGCTGCCAAGCGTATCGATCCGTATGCCGTGGCATTACACAATCAGATGCGAATCCAGGATATTGCGTTACTGGATTTGAGCTACGCACCACCGTATTCCCCGGTGATAGACCCTGTCGGGCTGGCTGCTCAGGTTGCTTCAGGAAAAATGAATAAAATGCCGGGAACCTGA
- a CDS encoding cytochrome c has protein sequence MNRYLLPLGFLGILFFFIAKIPPLSGADSVAGSKTLDFRPISYFNNQCARCHGPGGSFYGDQFAADLSPAELKHTVDEMAAGPGGAPVHGDSLEALYQYHLGLSKGKPFLVITEVSDGSIAGEVTEGTQVVLTSAGDTLHATLAENTWRIVGDLQIQPHSKLLLISESDTLTVHPTRQAYTTFSE, from the coding sequence ATGAACAGATATCTTCTACCGTTAGGTTTTCTCGGCATTCTCTTTTTCTTCATCGCCAAAATTCCACCACTCTCAGGTGCCGATTCTGTCGCCGGGAGTAAAACCCTGGACTTCCGCCCTATCTCATACTTTAATAACCAGTGTGCCCGATGCCACGGCCCGGGCGGTTCATTCTATGGTGACCAGTTTGCGGCGGATCTTTCCCCGGCAGAGTTAAAGCATACAGTTGACGAGATGGCAGCCGGTCCAGGAGGAGCGCCGGTACATGGGGATTCTCTGGAGGCACTCTACCAGTATCATCTGGGGCTTAGCAAAGGGAAACCGTTTCTGGTTATAACAGAAGTGTCGGACGGCTCCATAGCTGGGGAGGTAACTGAGGGCACACAGGTTGTACTTACATCGGCTGGAGATACACTACACGCAACTCTGGCAGAAAACACCTGGCGGATTGTAGGCGATTTACAAATTCAACCACACTCGAAATTACTCCTCATCAGCGAGAGTGATACCCTCACCGTTCATCCAACCCGCCAGGCCTATACAACCTTTTCGGAGTGA
- a CDS encoding endonuclease V encodes MTVDRNHPWDLSPADAIHLQQEIKELIVHHWDNREVRTIAGADVSYIRRWQQAFAVIALFEVEYGSSGIILHHLKSVTDSREITYPYIPGLLVFREGPALESVWQRLEKKPDLLMFDGAGIAHPRRCGLAAHLGWRWNIPAIGCAKSRLTGEAEEVGIEKGAHVPLFHKKTQIGNVVRTRTRVKPLYVSPGHLMDFETAVDWTLQTTTKYKLPKPTRIADNRTKKLVREYQSTHET; translated from the coding sequence GTGACAGTAGACCGGAATCATCCCTGGGATTTAAGCCCCGCCGATGCCATACACCTCCAACAGGAAATTAAAGAACTGATCGTCCATCACTGGGACAATCGAGAGGTCCGGACAATCGCAGGCGCGGATGTTTCGTATATCCGGCGGTGGCAACAGGCGTTTGCGGTTATAGCGCTGTTTGAAGTCGAATACGGTAGTTCCGGAATAATCCTGCATCACCTGAAATCGGTGACAGACTCCCGGGAGATAACGTATCCGTATATTCCCGGTCTTTTGGTGTTCCGGGAAGGCCCGGCGCTGGAAAGCGTCTGGCAACGCCTGGAGAAGAAACCGGATCTATTGATGTTTGATGGTGCGGGAATAGCCCATCCACGGCGATGCGGGTTGGCTGCACACCTGGGATGGCGGTGGAATATTCCGGCCATCGGATGCGCCAAGTCCCGGCTGACCGGTGAGGCGGAAGAGGTTGGTATCGAAAAAGGGGCACACGTTCCGTTATTCCACAAGAAAACGCAGATCGGAAACGTCGTTCGGACACGGACCCGGGTGAAACCGCTATACGTATCCCCGGGACACCTGATGGATTTTGAAACGGCGGTGGATTGGACCCTCCAAACTACAACAAAATACAAATTGCCCAAACCGACCAGAATTGCAGATAACCGGACTAAAAAGTTAGTGCGGGAATATCAATCCACTCATGAAACCTGA
- the trxA gene encoding thioredoxin: MAANTVELTDDNFQNEVMESDVPVLVDFWADWCAPCKAIAPAVEEIANEYQGKAKVGKLDVDNNQQTAMNYGIRSIPTLLIFKDGEVAEQIVGAVPKKQLSSKLDSVI, translated from the coding sequence ATGGCTGCAAATACTGTTGAACTAACGGATGATAATTTTCAGAATGAAGTGATGGAGTCGGACGTTCCGGTACTGGTAGACTTTTGGGCTGACTGGTGCGCACCTTGTAAGGCGATAGCCCCCGCAGTGGAAGAGATCGCAAATGAGTACCAGGGAAAAGCCAAGGTCGGTAAACTGGATGTGGATAACAACCAGCAGACCGCGATGAATTACGGTATCCGGAGCATTCCGACGTTGCTGATTTTCAAAGACGGGGAAGTGGCCGAGCAGATTGTTGGCGCCGTACCAAAGAAGCAATTGAGTTCCAAACTGGACTCGGTTATCTAA
- a CDS encoding ABC transporter permease subunit — protein sequence MLQEAFIQLFTGEKIVWMNLANAVEIAGYAIVIALLVSIPFGLLIGIERFPGKRLLLFLVHLWMYVPAVGLGIFLYYQSTGEFISPIGLILWSAILIIPLMTGLIADILLERDQRVDEEIYALGASKLQMYFTQMNEKRTAIYGAISGGFARIFIEIGSFYLVLSFLFGQGFPSKPVFNLSGASAHLAVALGLFLIGGIIYLGIHFLQFYRRRL from the coding sequence ATGCTTCAGGAAGCATTTATACAGCTATTTACCGGCGAAAAGATCGTCTGGATGAATCTGGCGAACGCCGTGGAAATTGCAGGCTATGCAATCGTGATTGCCCTGCTGGTCAGCATTCCATTTGGCCTTCTGATCGGGATTGAGCGTTTTCCCGGAAAACGCCTGCTCCTGTTCCTGGTTCATCTCTGGATGTATGTCCCGGCTGTCGGCCTCGGTATATTTCTGTATTACCAGTCAACCGGTGAATTTATTTCCCCAATCGGACTCATCCTCTGGAGTGCAATACTGATTATCCCATTGATGACAGGGCTGATTGCCGATATCCTTCTGGAGCGGGACCAGCGAGTTGACGAGGAAATCTATGCACTCGGTGCCTCGAAATTGCAGATGTACTTTACCCAGATGAATGAAAAGCGAACAGCAATTTACGGCGCCATCTCTGGAGGCTTCGCCCGGATATTTATTGAAATTGGTTCGTTTTACCTCGTGCTCAGTTTCCTGTTTGGACAAGGATTTCCATCGAAGCCGGTATTCAATTTGTCTGGAGCCAGTGCGCACCTCGCTGTTGCGCTGGGGTTATTCCTTATCGGCGGAATAATTTATCTCGGTATTCATTTTCTGCAATTCTACCGGAGGCGTTTATAG
- a CDS encoding glycoside hydrolase family 15 protein: MVYQPIENYGVIGDTRTVALVGMNGSIDWFCFPDFDSPSLFAKILDDEKGGYFSIAPVRDGVTQKQLYWPDTNVLVTRFLSPDGVAEIIDFMPINEEGVSNQARCIIRRVELVRGSMDLEMRCFPAFDYARDPHEIAFSRDGAAFHASDLSVGLASPLEIKQSENGVVAEFTLREGQKTNFILREIEPDATCGFALTREEADAEFQDTVKYWRNWIAQSTYEGRWQEMVERSALTLKLLTYEPTGAIVAAPTTSLPEAIGGERNWDYRYTWIRDAAFTLYGLLRIGFTEEAANFMKYIESRSHELEPDGTLQIMYGIDGRHQLTEETLDHLKGYQGSTPVRIGNGAYDQLQLDIYGELMDSVYLYNKYGSPISYDLWTHLRKMINWIADNWKQEDEGIWETRGGRKHFVFSKLMSWVALDRALRLANKRSFPADRNKWEKVRDEIYEDIMAKGWNEERKAFAQSYGSNSLDASNLIMPLVFFLSPNDPRMLQTLDAINKPPEKGGLVSNSLVYRYNVKEVNDGLRGEEGTFNICTFWLVEALTRAGKTDKDRLEEARLIFERMLGYSNHLGLYAEETGPCGEALGNFPQAFTHLSLISAAYNLDRTLE, from the coding sequence ATGGTGTATCAGCCCATAGAGAATTATGGCGTGATCGGGGATACCCGAACGGTTGCGCTGGTGGGAATGAACGGTTCCATTGATTGGTTTTGCTTCCCCGACTTCGATTCACCGAGCCTGTTCGCGAAGATACTGGACGATGAGAAAGGCGGATATTTTTCTATTGCGCCCGTCCGGGACGGGGTGACTCAAAAGCAACTTTACTGGCCGGATACCAACGTACTGGTGACCCGCTTTTTATCCCCGGATGGTGTGGCCGAGATAATCGATTTTATGCCGATTAATGAGGAGGGAGTCAGCAATCAGGCCCGGTGTATTATCCGGCGGGTGGAGTTGGTCCGTGGGAGTATGGACCTTGAAATGCGCTGTTTCCCCGCGTTCGATTATGCCAGGGATCCACACGAGATCGCCTTCTCCAGGGACGGAGCTGCGTTTCATGCATCCGATTTGAGTGTAGGGCTTGCAAGTCCGCTAGAGATTAAGCAATCCGAAAACGGGGTGGTTGCGGAATTTACGCTCCGGGAAGGACAAAAAACTAACTTCATCCTGCGGGAAATTGAGCCAGATGCCACCTGTGGATTTGCGCTCACCAGGGAGGAGGCGGATGCTGAATTCCAGGACACGGTTAAATACTGGCGAAACTGGATTGCCCAGTCCACCTATGAAGGGCGCTGGCAGGAGATGGTGGAACGCTCTGCACTTACGCTGAAACTGCTCACCTACGAGCCAACAGGTGCGATTGTCGCCGCTCCGACTACCAGTCTGCCAGAAGCAATTGGTGGCGAGCGTAACTGGGATTATCGGTATACCTGGATTAGAGATGCGGCATTTACGCTCTATGGTTTGTTGCGGATCGGATTTACTGAGGAGGCGGCCAATTTTATGAAATATATAGAAAGCCGGAGCCACGAACTGGAACCGGACGGCACCCTGCAGATCATGTACGGCATCGACGGGCGTCACCAGCTCACGGAAGAGACACTGGATCATCTCAAAGGATACCAGGGATCAACGCCGGTCCGCATCGGGAACGGCGCTTATGATCAGCTCCAGCTGGATATTTATGGTGAGTTGATGGACTCCGTCTACCTCTATAATAAATACGGCAGTCCCATATCGTATGATCTCTGGACTCATTTGCGGAAGATGATCAACTGGATTGCGGATAACTGGAAACAGGAAGATGAGGGAATTTGGGAGACCAGAGGTGGACGAAAACACTTCGTCTTCTCCAAACTCATGTCCTGGGTAGCGCTGGATCGCGCACTTCGGTTGGCCAACAAAAGGTCGTTTCCAGCGGACAGGAATAAATGGGAAAAAGTCCGGGATGAAATATATGAAGACATCATGGCAAAGGGCTGGAATGAGGAGCGAAAAGCTTTTGCCCAGAGCTACGGAAGTAATTCCCTGGATGCCTCTAACCTGATCATGCCCCTGGTGTTTTTTCTTTCACCAAACGATCCCCGGATGCTGCAGACACTGGACGCCATTAACAAACCGCCGGAAAAGGGAGGATTGGTATCCAACAGCCTGGTATATCGATATAATGTGAAAGAAGTCAATGACGGACTCCGCGGCGAAGAAGGCACGTTTAATATATGCACATTCTGGCTGGTGGAGGCACTCACCCGTGCAGGGAAAACCGACAAGGACCGACTGGAGGAGGCCCGGCTTATTTTTGAGCGTATGCTTGGCTATTCCAACCATCTCGGATTATATGCGGAAGAGACGGGACCGTGCGGGGAAGCCCTGGGAAATTTCCCTCAGGCGTTTACCCACTTGTCCTTAATCAGCGCAGCATATAACCTGGACAGAACGCTTGAATAG